The region TTTGCTCTTTTTggatttcttttttttctttttcctctTTTCTTCTTCCGAGTCACTGCTCTCTGaatctgatgatgatgatgatgagctaCTTGATGTTGATGAACTTGAtgatctaaaataaataatgaaagttattaaaaaataaatctttaatCCCATCTGTATTTTTCTCTATCTATAGGAacgaaataattaatatatggcATTGGCCAACGATTAtcacaaatcaaaataaagaTTGGCTACAATTCTGGCCCTCCACTTAAATTTACTAAAATTTCTGGCCCCCCATAAAGaaagtttgcccaccactgggTTAAATACTTACCTAGATCTCTTCTTTTTACTCTTCTTGCTCTTTTTCTCCCGAGTCCTCTTTAGCTTCTCCTCCAGTTTCTTACGTAACTCTGACTCGCGAAGGCTCTGCAGCGGAGTGGCGTAGTCCTGCTCGCTGTCACTGCTTGTGCTGCTTACGTCTAGGACTATCTCTTTGTTTGGGTCTACCTGTTAATCAAATAATGGTTTTCAATTTTCTactatttaacacattcagtgtcgaaaacccgactatcaggtattttatgatttcgttcccaagccggacgacccgatagtcgggatcgtggtagtgggcaggcgtggctcacaccgcgatttcgtcgctttgctacaggtagctaaaagtaaatCTGTTCCGCcctaattttggggaaagcaataagccgcgcgtggcgctgtggccacctagcggccatatctgtgctgatcgtaacagacgctttttgttagagagtgagtcttctgtacttagtactattatttattctgtggtagtgGTACTACCTTAtattatgacgaaatttttgtggcctggcgcgaatgtcttgtttggctgggtgacaatgaatgtgttaaataaaaaagggTATTTAGCATGTATATTTGTTTATCAGAGTGAATGATTGATTGAACAGCACTGGTTTGTCTAATGGGCCTATTGCACCAATAAAATTTAGGCTTAGTTACGAGTTATACGTTATACTAATACCGCAGCAAGCGTGTTGATTATGTTTGGTTCCAGTGAAACATAGGTTCTTTAATTTTTGTATAGAAAAGTTGAAGGGTTGCTATGAATGTGTCAAAGCTCTCTAAACGCCATTTGTACCATCCCACTAACTCGGGGTGAACAGGTTAAACcaggttaccagtacaatttgacaatggGTTACTGGTTTAACCtcttaaccccgagttagtggggCTTAATGGAATGTTATTGACAATTACTCATTCTTCAAAATCAGCTCAGTAGTTACATAGTCTGCTAAAATCAATTCCTTCTGACCTTTGCATTAGTCatgcaaaataaataaagttgatGATAAAACTTGGCAGTTTTTCTTCTTGATTGTTTTACAAATACAACATATGTAGACATTTCTGGAGAATGCTCCTAATGCTTTTCAATAAAATCTTTATGTTGTTACTATACTTGACTTTATTGGTTTATAAATACCGCATAGAATCATCTAGACAATGTTCTGAATACTTTTAATGTGTATATGTTACTAAGGCACCAAAAAGAGATCATTAAAGAATAAATAGACTTATAAATATGACCATGTCCCACCTAATATGACTGCAAACGATAGTAATACTAGAAAATTAAGcttaaataacaaatacttaCTTTAATAAAGTTTCTACACTGAAAAGTTAAGTGGCCAGCATAACCACACTTTTTACACGCCGCCCTCGATGGGTCTTTACCGATTTTACCAAAATCAGGGTAATTAGACATTGTTTAATACAACAAACAGTCGAAAAATAGTAAACAGTGAGCCCAATTTCACAACCAAAGTTAACCTAATTTCTTGTCAACGTAACGTCGAAAATAAAAACGTCAACGTTTGGTTTGCGTTTCGTTCGATGGTTTTAGTGTCGTTTAGTTTTTGAACGTCGGCCTTTTGAGAGAaatttaatgtgttttttattaAGGTATAATGATTTATTCTGATTTTGTATTGTGCATTTATTCCcattaattaattttcctttTTACTACTACATTTGAAAAATCATGGTATTGATTTTACGCTTTCCTGGCAGCGATAACAAAACGCACAAACGAAACGTTCCGTTCTACGCATTCTCCATTCACGTTTgttaacaaacaaaaattaaaacagCATTTATTTCACAGCTAGCCAATCAAGAGAAATGTTACGAAATGGCGGAGTTCCTGCCCCTCTGCGACGTGCTGTTCAACGTGATCTCGCTGGCCGGCTACTTCTGCGACGTCGTGTTCGATGTTGTGATGAGCTACGCGCTGCTCGAACGCGGCTATAAGGCCACGTTCGCGGCCGCCATTTCTATTGTCGTCACATCGCTTCTTATAACGCAGGTGAGTGTACAAAAAACCCTTGATAAAGAGACGGACACGTTAACCCGTAACTGGAGTTGTCTATCCTAAGCTAAaagccgtaacacactaccTCACCGCACCAGGGTCGCGGttcggtgcggtagtgtgttaccgCTATAACACTGCACGCACTTGGCAGCAATAAAGTGTGGCGGTGCCACCATAAGCGTCAAAAAGGAGCTAAATTcaaaatttatataattatgataGTATCAACTATTCGCGTCTACTAGGTATTTCAACACACTTATATTTTCCCTTAtaaattggtttgccagactacttattattttttacattctATTAATTCAACGTCGGTGCAGAGAGCTTAGACGGATTCTACACTCCACTAGTTTAAAATATAGTTTGACAAACCAATTTGGTCAGTAGAAAACGGcgttaaattttttaaattttgaacttttctactgacaaaattggtCTGCTAGACTTGCtagagggctcatttagacggttcgagaactcgcatgcgatgcaatacattgcgttatttgatcggccAGCTGAAtagttgtaacctcaatggtccgcaatgtaactaaaatcgca is a window of Cydia amplana chromosome 21, ilCydAmpl1.1, whole genome shotgun sequence DNA encoding:
- the LOC134657992 gene encoding protein SREK1IP1-like, whose translation is MSNYPDFGKIGKDPSRAACKKCGYAGHLTFQCRNFIKVDPNKEIVLDVSSTSSDSEQDYATPLQSLRESELRKKLEEKLKRTREKKSKKSKKKRSRSSSSSTSSSSSSSSSDSESSDSEEEKRKKKKKKSKKSKTKKSHKEKKKSRK